Proteins encoded by one window of Streptomyces sp. ALI-76-A:
- a CDS encoding TetR/AcrR family transcriptional regulator, with amino-acid sequence MTATRGRTGRPPLTEERRAEIRREIARAAVDLFVTQGVAATTGEQIGQAVGVSARTVWRYFPSKESCVRPLFSAGIDVIAACLRAWVPGRPLERLFDEQLTKAHGFADGPDGATVRALVRLTRTEPGLRAVWLQTYDEAEPAFARALAERAGLPADDLRPTIRAAMFNAALRAAVEHYAWRGADPPADPATAAAELGATLRSALAVAAEGLR; translated from the coding sequence ATGACCGCGACACGCGGACGCACGGGGAGACCGCCCCTCACCGAGGAGCGCAGGGCCGAGATCCGGCGGGAGATCGCCCGGGCCGCGGTGGACCTGTTCGTCACCCAGGGCGTCGCGGCGACCACCGGTGAGCAGATCGGGCAGGCGGTCGGCGTCTCGGCGCGGACCGTGTGGCGGTACTTCCCGAGCAAGGAGAGCTGCGTACGGCCGCTGTTCTCGGCGGGCATCGACGTGATCGCCGCCTGTCTGCGCGCGTGGGTCCCCGGCCGTCCCCTGGAGCGGCTCTTCGACGAGCAGCTCACCAAGGCGCACGGCTTCGCCGACGGTCCCGACGGGGCCACCGTCCGGGCCCTGGTCCGGCTGACCCGCACCGAGCCGGGACTGCGCGCCGTCTGGCTCCAGACGTACGACGAGGCCGAACCCGCGTTCGCCCGCGCCCTCGCCGAACGGGCCGGGCTGCCCGCCGACGACCTGCGGCCGACGATCCGGGCGGCCATGTTCAACGCGGCCCTGCGCGCGGCCGTCGAGCACTACGCGTGGCGCGGCGCCGACCCGCCGGCCGACCCCGCGACGGCGGCGGCCGAGCTGG
- a CDS encoding glucose 1-dehydrogenase produces MTDTLDGRAVIVTGAGSGIGRAAALAFAAQGDRVVVADLDEEGAQAVVEKIEQAGGTAVAVTGDLSEQTVVDRVAATALERFGGIDVLVNNAGIMDRMSALADVSDAEWERVIRVNLTAPFLLTRAVLPHMLAAGKGAIVSTASEAGLRGSAAGAAYTASKHGVVGLTKNLAVMYRKQGIRANAIAPGGTATSLVVDVEQGAHGPAAIGPHFVNLGRVARPEEQAAAIVFLASDAASNINGVILPVDDGWSAV; encoded by the coding sequence ATGACCGACACACTCGACGGACGCGCTGTCATCGTCACCGGGGCGGGTTCGGGCATCGGGCGCGCCGCCGCCCTGGCCTTCGCCGCCCAGGGTGACCGCGTCGTGGTCGCCGACCTCGACGAGGAAGGCGCTCAGGCGGTCGTCGAGAAGATCGAGCAGGCGGGCGGGACCGCGGTCGCCGTCACCGGGGACCTGAGCGAGCAGACGGTGGTGGACCGGGTGGCCGCGACCGCCCTGGAGCGGTTCGGCGGCATCGACGTCCTGGTCAACAACGCCGGGATCATGGACCGCATGTCCGCGCTGGCGGACGTGAGCGACGCGGAGTGGGAGCGGGTCATCCGGGTCAACCTCACCGCGCCCTTCCTGCTCACGCGGGCGGTGCTGCCGCACATGCTGGCCGCGGGCAAGGGGGCGATCGTGAGCACCGCGTCGGAGGCCGGCCTGCGGGGCAGCGCCGCGGGCGCCGCGTACACGGCCTCGAAGCACGGGGTGGTGGGGCTGACGAAGAACCTCGCGGTGATGTACCGCAAGCAGGGCATCCGGGCGAACGCCATCGCCCCCGGCGGCACGGCGACCTCCCTCGTCGTGGACGTCGAGCAGGGTGCGCACGGCCCGGCGGCGATCGGCCCGCACTTCGTGAACCTCGGCCGCGTGGCCCGGCCCGAGGAGCAGGCCGCCGCCATCGTGTTCCTCGCCTCGGACGCGGCGAGCAACATCAACGGCGTGATCCTGCCGGTCGACGACGGCTGGTCGGCGGTCTGA